A region of Subtercola boreus DNA encodes the following proteins:
- a CDS encoding LacI family DNA-binding transcriptional regulator has protein sequence MTADPTRETVKPRAASVFDVAKVAGVSHQTVSRVLNDHPSLRAETRQRVLDAMRELDYRPNAAARALSSSRSRMIGVLSTSSGEYGPASIVAAVEAAARSRGYSVTIANADGLDPRSVDEAVRHLADLSAEGLVVVAPQTQVLEALAGLAITLPYVTLQALGADGGGTLDQVIGARLATAHLVLLGHRRIGHIAGPADWVDAAQRLSGFRAELAEHGIDANDIEIGDWSAASGHLAASRLIARGVTAIFAGNDQMALGALSAAAGAGVAVPSQLSVVGFDDVPEAAYYQPALTTVRQDLAEAGRRAVALLLGESEALPSVHPELIVRASTAPMTYTLM, from the coding sequence ATGACCGCCGATCCCACCCGCGAGACCGTGAAGCCGCGCGCCGCCAGCGTCTTCGACGTCGCCAAGGTCGCGGGTGTCTCACACCAGACGGTCTCGCGGGTGCTGAACGATCATCCGAGCCTCCGGGCGGAGACCCGCCAGCGCGTGCTCGACGCGATGCGCGAGCTGGACTACCGCCCGAACGCCGCCGCCCGCGCGCTGTCGTCGAGCAGGTCCCGGATGATCGGGGTGCTGTCCACGTCGAGCGGCGAGTACGGGCCGGCCTCCATCGTCGCGGCCGTCGAGGCCGCCGCGCGGAGCCGCGGCTACAGCGTCACCATCGCGAACGCCGACGGCCTCGACCCGCGTTCGGTCGACGAGGCTGTGCGGCACCTCGCCGACCTCTCCGCAGAGGGGCTCGTGGTGGTCGCCCCGCAGACGCAGGTGCTCGAGGCGCTGGCGGGGCTCGCGATCACTCTTCCGTACGTGACCCTGCAGGCGCTGGGCGCCGACGGCGGCGGCACGCTCGACCAGGTGATCGGCGCCCGGCTCGCCACCGCCCACCTCGTGCTACTCGGGCACCGCCGCATCGGGCACATCGCGGGGCCGGCCGACTGGGTCGACGCCGCGCAGCGGCTGAGCGGGTTCCGCGCTGAACTGGCCGAGCACGGCATCGACGCGAACGACATCGAGATCGGCGACTGGAGTGCGGCATCCGGTCACCTCGCCGCCAGCCGGCTGATCGCGCGAGGCGTGACCGCGATCTTCGCGGGCAACGACCAGATGGCGCTGGGTGCGCTGAGCGCCGCCGCGGGCGCCGGCGTCGCCGTTCCGAGCCAGCTGAGTGTGGTCGGGTTCGACGACGTTCCGGAGGCCGCGTACTACCAGCCCGCGCTCACCACAGTGCGCCAGGACCTCGCCGAAGCCGGGCGCCGTGCGGTCGCCCTGCTGCTCGGGGAGAGCGAGGCGCTGCCGTCCGTGCATCCGGAACTGATTGTGCGGGCATCCACCGCCCCGATGACGTACACTCTCATGTGA
- a CDS encoding xylulokinase yields MTEPSPAPTPSAADTTAADAIRSGRATLGIELGSTRIKACLVGDDPSDVLAVGSFEWDNEFTDRRWTYSLENVWAGIQSAYAGLVSDVQARHGVLPTSFGAIGISAMMHGYLAFDEAGDLLVPFRTWRNTTTGPAAAELTESFGVNIPLRWSIAHLHQAVLDAEPHIPDVRHITTLAGYVHWRLTGRTVLGVGDASGMFPIDSRTNDYDAALIERYDALADGRVPGASVAGLLPEVLVAGEPAGELTSDGARLLDPTGALRPGIVLCPPEGDAGTGMVATRSVAPRTGNVSAGTSIFAMVVLEHPLAEVHHELDLVTTPAGDPVAMVHCNNGASELAAWAAMFGRFAAAAGTPLDNDAVFDTLFREALTGEADAGGLLAYNHLAGEPIAGLEEGRPLIVRTPDSRLTLANFIRAELYGVFGTLSLGMRVLAAEGVAIDELFAHGGMFRTAGVAQRFLAGALDAPVTVTETASEGGAWGIAVLAAYVSARAAVGGGGAGAGAGASAGDGSAVGTGVGAGAGASAGDGSAAGTGVATDGTSDPTSARGTGLDLDAYLRDHVFAGTDFTTAEPDPLDVAGFASYLERYRAGLAVEQVAVERLR; encoded by the coding sequence ATGACCGAGCCCAGCCCAGCCCCCACACCGAGCGCCGCCGACACCACGGCCGCCGACGCCATTCGGAGTGGCCGGGCCACCCTCGGCATCGAACTCGGTTCGACCCGCATCAAGGCCTGCCTGGTCGGCGACGACCCCTCCGATGTGCTCGCTGTCGGCAGCTTCGAATGGGACAACGAGTTCACAGACCGCCGCTGGACATACTCTCTGGAGAACGTCTGGGCGGGCATCCAGTCGGCGTACGCCGGCCTCGTGAGTGACGTGCAGGCGCGCCACGGCGTGCTGCCGACCAGCTTCGGCGCGATCGGTATCTCGGCGATGATGCACGGCTACCTCGCGTTCGACGAAGCCGGCGACCTGCTGGTGCCGTTCCGCACCTGGCGCAACACGACCACCGGGCCCGCAGCCGCGGAGCTCACCGAGTCGTTCGGGGTGAACATCCCGCTGCGCTGGTCGATCGCGCACCTGCACCAGGCGGTTCTGGATGCGGAACCGCACATTCCCGACGTGCGGCACATCACAACCCTCGCCGGCTACGTGCACTGGCGTCTCACCGGCCGGACCGTGCTCGGGGTGGGCGACGCGTCGGGCATGTTCCCGATCGACTCCCGCACGAACGACTACGACGCCGCTCTGATCGAACGCTACGACGCGCTGGCCGACGGCCGGGTGCCCGGTGCGTCTGTCGCCGGACTGCTGCCGGAGGTTCTGGTCGCGGGTGAACCGGCCGGCGAACTGACTTCCGACGGCGCGCGGCTGCTCGACCCGACGGGGGCACTCCGGCCCGGCATCGTGCTCTGCCCGCCGGAGGGCGACGCCGGCACGGGCATGGTCGCGACGCGATCGGTCGCCCCGCGCACCGGAAACGTCAGCGCCGGAACATCGATCTTCGCGATGGTCGTTCTCGAGCATCCTCTCGCCGAGGTGCACCACGAACTCGACCTCGTCACCACGCCGGCCGGCGACCCGGTGGCGATGGTGCACTGCAACAACGGGGCCAGCGAGCTCGCCGCCTGGGCGGCCATGTTCGGTCGCTTCGCCGCCGCCGCGGGCACCCCGCTCGACAACGACGCGGTCTTCGACACGCTGTTCCGCGAGGCCCTCACGGGCGAGGCGGATGCCGGCGGGCTCCTGGCGTACAACCATCTCGCCGGGGAACCCATCGCCGGGCTCGAGGAGGGTCGACCGCTCATCGTGCGTACGCCCGACAGCCGCCTCACCCTGGCCAACTTCATCCGCGCCGAGCTCTACGGGGTCTTCGGCACCCTCAGCCTCGGCATGCGCGTGCTCGCCGCGGAGGGCGTCGCGATCGACGAACTGTTCGCCCACGGCGGCATGTTCCGCACGGCCGGGGTCGCACAGCGGTTCCTGGCGGGGGCGCTGGATGCTCCGGTGACGGTCACCGAGACCGCCTCCGAGGGCGGGGCGTGGGGGATCGCGGTTCTGGCGGCGTACGTGTCGGCGCGGGCCGCCGTCGGCGGCGGCGGCGCGGGCGCGGGAGCCGGCGCTTCGGCAGGCGACGGCTCGGCCGTGGGCACCGGCGTCGGCGCGGGAGCGGGCGCTTCGGCAGGCGACGGCTCGGCCGCGGGCACCGGCGTTGCAACAGACGGAACCTCGGACCCCACCTCCGCACGCGGCACGGGGCTCGACCTCGACGCCTACCTCCGCGACCACGTCTTCGCCGGCACCGACTTCACGACGGCAGAACCCGATCCACTCGACGTCGCTGGCTTCGCCAGCTACCTCGAGCGCTACCGCGCCGGCCTCGCCGTCGAGCAGGTCGCCGTCGAGCGCCTCCGCTGA
- a CDS encoding L-ribulose-5-phosphate 4-epimerase, translating to MTDPATPSAPATPATHATPADLEAHAAEITRVREQVSALHSQLVRWGLVMWTGGNVSGRVPGADLFVIKPSGVDYDELTPDNMILCTLDGDVVPGTPGSDRSPSSDTAAHAYVYRHMPEVGGVVHTHSPYAVAWAARGESIPCVTTAMADEFGGEVPIGPFAIIGDDSIGRGIVETLSGHRSRAVLMKNHGPFTIGKDARDAVKAAVMVEDVARTVLFTRLLGEPQPIEPASIDSLFNRYQNVYGQEPTGSLN from the coding sequence ATGACAGATCCCGCGACCCCCTCAGCACCCGCCACCCCGGCCACTCACGCCACCCCCGCCGACCTCGAGGCGCACGCCGCCGAGATCACGCGCGTGCGCGAGCAGGTCTCCGCTCTGCACTCCCAGCTCGTGCGCTGGGGCCTCGTGATGTGGACGGGCGGCAACGTGTCCGGCCGTGTGCCCGGCGCCGACCTGTTCGTAATCAAGCCCTCCGGCGTCGACTACGACGAGCTCACGCCCGACAACATGATCCTCTGCACCCTCGACGGCGACGTCGTTCCGGGTACGCCGGGCTCCGACCGCTCCCCCTCGAGCGACACTGCTGCACACGCATACGTCTACCGGCATATGCCCGAGGTCGGGGGTGTGGTGCACACCCACTCGCCCTACGCTGTGGCTTGGGCCGCGCGCGGCGAGTCGATCCCCTGCGTCACGACCGCGATGGCCGACGAGTTCGGCGGCGAGGTTCCGATCGGCCCGTTCGCGATCATCGGCGACGACTCCATCGGGCGCGGCATCGTCGAGACCCTGTCCGGGCACCGCTCGCGAGCCGTGCTGATGAAGAACCACGGACCGTTCACGATCGGCAAGGATGCCCGCGACGCCGTCAAGGCGGCCGTCATGGTCGAAGACGTTGCACGCACGGTGCTCTTCACCCGCCTGCTCGGCGAACCGCAGCCCATCGAGCCGGCATCCATCGACTCCCTCTTCAACCGCTACCAGAACGTCTACGGACAAGAACCGACAGGATCACTGAATTGA
- a CDS encoding VOC family protein codes for MDFASIRIITDDVDRLAAFYERVTGVTAVRPAPVFAEFRTATGVLAIGSTATVAMLGDAAPRPGQNNSVIIEFLVSDVDAEFARLRSSLDDVVLEPSTMPWGNRSALFRDPDGNVVNLFSRPAG; via the coding sequence ATGGATTTCGCCTCCATCCGGATCATCACCGACGACGTCGACCGCCTCGCGGCCTTCTACGAGCGGGTCACAGGGGTGACGGCCGTGCGACCGGCCCCCGTCTTCGCCGAGTTCCGCACCGCGACGGGCGTGCTCGCGATCGGCAGCACGGCGACGGTCGCGATGCTCGGCGACGCGGCTCCTCGCCCCGGCCAGAACAACTCCGTGATCATCGAGTTCCTGGTCTCCGACGTCGACGCCGAGTTCGCGCGGCTGCGTTCTTCGCTCGACGACGTCGTGCTCGAGCCGTCGACCATGCCGTGGGGGAACCGGTCGGCGCTCTTCCGCGACCCCGACGGCAACGTCGTGAACCTCTTCTCGCGGCCCGCCGGCTGA